TCCACCCATGGATATTTCGATCAGCGTGGCTTCGGGCATATTGCCCAAGGCAACATTGGCGGCGGATGCTGAAAGGCGATCCATCGGGCCCGAGGCTGAAACGCCAAATCGCATCTGTCCGTGGCGACCTCCGTCTTGAAACGTCACAAGGGGGCCAGCAAAACTGACACGCAGAGCGGCATCCGTCATGTCGTTCCCCCCTTGCGCAGGGTTTCATACTGCGCCCGGTCGATGCGCTTGAATTTCACACGATCTCCTACGTCGAACAGAAAAGGGCGTTCGGGGTCATTGCGCAGAATTTCGGTGGGGGAACGACCAAGGATCGACCAGCCTGTCGGCATCGTCAGGGTTGTCACCAGGCATTGCGGCCCAGCGATTATGACACTCCCGGCGGGAATATCACGAACGGCTGCCGCTTTGCGCGGAACCTGAAGCGTTTCGGGAACTCCTGAAAGATAGGCATATCCCGGCGCGAAGCCGTACATTCCGACTTGGTACGCGCCGGACAGATGCGTGTTGATCACCGCGTCCGGGCTTAGGCCAGTTGCTTGTGCTACGGCCATCAAATCGGGCGCCAGATCCTCGTCATAGCAAACGAGAACGTCGTGCAAGATGCCGTCGCGGCTCAGCGCCACCTCTGCATCCAAACGTGCCCGGAGCGCCTGTTCCATCTCGTCATGGTCTGTGACCAACGGGTCGAATTCGACCAACAGGTTGATGAAGGCGGGGACGGTCTCGCGCATGCCGAAGGGGGCGTCATCGTTGATCACCTTGTCCAGCATCTGAACACGGGCGATCACGGCGTCCGAGATATCTTCCCCGAACTGCACCAGCAGCGCATGGTCCGCGACAGGAATGAAGGACGGGGTCTGCATGGTCACGGCGCGAGGAACGCGTTTAGGTCCACGCCTTCTGCTTTAAGGCGCACACGGATTTCGCGGGCCATTTCTACGGCACCGGGGCTATCCCCGTGTACGCAGATCGAATGCGCCTGTAGCGGGATTGGGTTGCCATCGATGACGGGCATTTCACCGGTCTTTAGAAACGCGACCAGACGTTCGGCTGCCTCCTCCGCATCATGGATCATGGCCCCGGTTGTCCCGCGAGGGACAAGCTGTCCTGTGCTCAGATATCCCCGGTCGGCAAAAATCTCTGAAAAGACAGTCATGCCCGCATCACGCGCGGCCTTTTCCATGCAGGTTCCCGAGATGGCGAGAACGGCCAAATTCCCATCAATCTGGCGAACAGCCTGGGAGATGGCGACGGCAACGTCCATGTCACGTGCCGCCAGATTGGCAAGCGCTCCATGCGGTTTCACATAGCGCACCTCGACAGGAACTAGTTTGGCGACGGCAACCAAAGCCCCAATCTGCGCGGCCACCATGCGGGCGATTTCCTGAGGGGACATCGGAATGTCACGCCTGCCGAACCCTTCGCGGTCATTGAACCCCGGATGCGCCCCGACGGTGACACCATGCTTCGCAGCCAGTTTGAGCGTCTCATACATCGTGTCTGGATCGCTTGCATGGCCGCCACAGGCGATATTCGCGCTGTTGACCAAGGTCAGCATCGTTTTATCGTCACCCATTTGCCAGGGGCCAAAGCTTTCGCCAAGGTCCGAATTCAGGTCAATCCGCATAGCATCCTCCGTTTGGCATCAAACTTTTACTGATCCTTGACCGGTACACCA
The Aliiroseovarius pelagivivens DNA segment above includes these coding regions:
- a CDS encoding LamB/YcsF family protein; the protein is MRIDLNSDLGESFGPWQMGDDKTMLTLVNSANIACGGHASDPDTMYETLKLAAKHGVTVGAHPGFNDREGFGRRDIPMSPQEIARMVAAQIGALVAVAKLVPVEVRYVKPHGALANLAARDMDVAVAISQAVRQIDGNLAVLAISGTCMEKAARDAGMTVFSEIFADRGYLSTGQLVPRGTTGAMIHDAEEAAERLVAFLKTGEMPVIDGNPIPLQAHSICVHGDSPGAVEMAREIRVRLKAEGVDLNAFLAP
- a CDS encoding 5-oxoprolinase subunit B family protein, which gives rise to MQTPSFIPVADHALLVQFGEDISDAVIARVQMLDKVINDDAPFGMRETVPAFINLLVEFDPLVTDHDEMEQALRARLDAEVALSRDGILHDVLVCYDEDLAPDLMAVAQATGLSPDAVINTHLSGAYQVGMYGFAPGYAYLSGVPETLQVPRKAAAVRDIPAGSVIIAGPQCLVTTLTMPTGWSILGRSPTEILRNDPERPFLFDVGDRVKFKRIDRAQYETLRKGGTT